Within the Nicotiana tabacum cultivar K326 chromosome 11, ASM71507v2, whole genome shotgun sequence genome, the region CACTACTGGATTATCGTCATATAAAAAAAGCAGCTCCGTGTACCATGCATTTTGCATTCACGCATGCAGAGTTCGGGAAAGACTGCACTACATCAGACCGCCTACCATAATGCAAGTCTACCCTAAAATGATCTACTACTCGAAACGaaatttttttctcttattttaaaCAACCTTTATAACCAAATTTCTTTCTTGTTCCTCTTGCTTTATTTAGTGGTTGATATTAAGTGTAAAGTAAGTATTTTATTTGTGATATACGTTttgtaattaattttatatattgGTGTATGTAGGCATAGGTGGACGGGGAGATATGAGGCACATTTGTGGGATAATAGTTGCAGAAGAGAGGGACAAACTCGCAAAGGAAGGCAAGGTATGTTTCCCTTCATTGTCTCCCACTTCAAAAtttcacctttttcactttttttttttcattttactcgccattatttctttttcttactaCTATCTACCttattttttccttgaaaatactAACTTGGatatcttcttcatttttctctcATTCTACTTCATGGTGATGGATTCTACAATTCTATACTTCCTGCAGTTTATTTGGGTAAGTTATAGTGTAATTCCTTCTagtcttgtatatatataaacttttcaaCATGTTACTACAATGCAAGAACTCACTATTTTATCAATGCTTTTAATTAACTTCTATACACTGAGACTGTGACCCGaaagtgtaacaaaaaaaaatggaattaGCAACCAAGAAAATAATAGGTTAGTTGTTACAACACGTTTTAAACCATGGTGGTCGCAATCCGGTGCACAAGTCATCCCATTTTCACGCAGGGTACGAAAAAGGACTGTACCCCAGAGGGTGTAATTTAGACGGTCTACCCTAATGCAGGCATTAATTAGTGGCTGCTTTCACGGCTCGAACTCATAACCTATAGTAACCGTTGCCCAAGACTCCCCTTctcattttaaaaaatatggtagtgtaataatttttatactttcattgtatataagttaaattcttATTATAATTTTATCTTAACTGGTCAATTTTTTTCATGTAATTCTTTTATAGGAGGGTATGATAAAGAAGAAAAAGCAGCTCGAGCTTATGATTTAGCAGCACTGAAGTATTGGGGTCCGACAACTACCACCAATTTCCCAGTAAGTACATAGAATTCTATGTAGTGGACTTCTTCATCCTAGGAAATTTTGTCTAGTTGGTCGACAACAAATGTTCCGTACAgaaaattttggttttttttttaattaaattttttcttggaTGAAAATTTCCAGATTAGTAATTATGAGAAAGAGCTGGAGGAGATGAAGCATATGACTAGACAAGAGTATGTGGCATCTTTGCGAAGGTACATTTAATATAAAACCTATACATAAACTTGTCCAAAAAAAAATTAGACCCAAATTAGAGTtgtaatttagaaaataaaagaaattgatattttattttattttgtttttgtttctttttttggtCCTAATATAGGAAGAGCAGTGGGTTCTCTCGTGGGGCATCAATTTACCGAGGTGTTACTAGGTAATATATCATTTCCTTGCGTAATAATATTCTTCTTTTCCATTAAAActgttcaaaataaaaaaaattgtattcattatttttcttcttgGTTTATCATATGCCACTATAGGCATGGTTATTATATTAGTCGTTGAAATTATACTGATTAAAGTAAACAGTGAATTCGACCGATTATTTGTGTAAGAATCCTTAGTTATATATTTGGCAATGGAGgatcatttatacatgtatgacTAATTATGTCTCGAAGAAATTAAACTTCATTTAATAATCGCATAAGAGTAAGTTTAATgccaaattattttatttttttcttgttttgtttttgagTGCATGATATCATTTGGCTTTTGCACAAAATTAAATCTCGTTGATTATTTTATGATAGAAGTTATATCAAATGCATACACTTTCATTTAAACATTATGTAGTAAAAGTAAAACTCTTTCatttagttttgtaattttttactTTTGGTAATTAATAACAGGCACCATCAACATGGAAGATGGCAAGCGAGAATTGGACGAGTTGCTGGAAACAAGGATCTTTATCTAGGCACTTTCAGTAagtcttttttctcctttttatttggaatttacacaaatagccggccaaattcactatttactttttctagccagtATACATAATATATTCACTGATTATATATGGTTATATTCAAATTATACATGGATTATATGAATATTATACATCCACCAGCTATCTTTAGTTTAAGTGGTTGGGTGGacggctatttaggttaattcttccttcttctttttttttttttttttgctccaAAAGACTCATTAATATATATTAAATAGTTATAGTGTCATACTATTTACTCATTAATATGATACATATTAAATGGTTGGGGgatttacacaaatagccggttaAATTCactgtttattttttctagccgGTATACATAAATTATTCACTAATTATACACAGTTAtacacaaaatatacataaattatatgcATATTATGTATGCACCAGCTATATTTAGGTTAAGTGGTTGGGTAGAcaactatttaggttaattcttccttctttttttgcTCCAAAAGACTTAATAATGTCATATTATGTCCCTACATATATATAATCATGTACAAAAATGCTTTTTCCTCAAACCATTTTTCCTGGAAAATCATATTATGATGGTTACCTTCTAACTTTATTCCTATTCATAGGCACACAAGAAGAAGCTGCAGAGGCTTATGACATTGCAGCAATCAAATTCCGTGGACTAAATGCAGTAACCAACTTTGAAATAAACCGATACGACGTAAAAAGCATACTAGAGAGCAGTACATTGCCTATTGGAGGTGCAGCAAAACGTCTCAAAGATGCAGAACAAGCTGATCAAATTGCTCGAGATTATCAAAGAGTTAGTCAAGAAACCATTGGATCTCATCTCACAAATGGAACAATCAGTAGCTATGGCGCGAACGCGAACCATATCTGGTCTAACATTGCATTCCAACAAGCTCAACCATTGAATATGCATTACCCTTatagccaacaacaacaacaacaacaacaaaggcTATGGTGCAAACAAGAAGTTCAAGATTCTGATCATATGACACAAaattttcaagattttcatcaactTCCACATGGGAATATTGCTCATAATTTCATGCAACCAACTTCAGCTTTACACAATCTTATGGGATTGGATACTTCTTCTACTTCAATGGAACATAATAATGTTACATATCAAGGTGTTGGATATGCAAGTAGTCCTAGTGGTGGATTTGTGTTGCCACAATTGAGCCAAGGTAATGGTTATGGAGAGAATGAAGTGAAGCAACAACTTGGTAATGAGAATATATTTGGTTACTATCATTCTCAACAATCAACATCTAATGGCTCGGTAAAGGCGGCCGGTCTTTATGATCCTCAGGATTCTGTTAATTGTAACAATTGGATGTCAACAGCTGTTCCTGCTCTCGCTTCAAGGAATAATACTGTAGCTATTTGTCATGGTGGGCCCCCCACTTTCACTGTGTGGAATGACACATAGAACTCTCATTACAAGGCCATGGACTAATGGGAAATCTAGCTAGCAAGGGATGTATACATAACTAATCTCTAATCTtcctttttttcctctctttttttttggcaaCTCAAGAAAGATaagagtttttttttgtttttattttttatttttgttgtttttatgcAAATGCTAATTTTGTTTATAGGACATGATGAGTGAAGTTCATGAATAGCATAATGAGAGAGCTTTGTTTAGTCTCTTTCTTTGGCTATAATTTTGGGAACTTCATTCTTATAGATCCTATCGGAAAGTAAAAGTATCAACCGTGCTTTGTAATTTT harbors:
- the LOC107775621 gene encoding AP2-like ethylene-responsive transcription factor BBM2; translation: MASSMNNWLGFSLSAHEELTSQTSQEISGSVDVSGECFDLTSHDSTLPSLNVVPHNTPFGIFEAFNRNHQSQDWSSHDPNYKTTSEMSMLMGISCNTSQHLENQEPPKLENFLGIGEVQNRNNNINGDYSIYSSVTNTTNNIGSNTNNNNTIGLSMIKNWLRNNPNTTTPSENDNKEGEGVVVGGGNNAQSLSLSMSTGGGGGGGGGENSCSSENNKQQENANGCNGSIVDGQNNGAIEAVPRKSIDTFGQRTSIYRGVTRHRWTGRYEAHLWDNSCRREGQTRKGRQVYLGGYDKEEKAARAYDLAALKYWGPTTTTNFPISNYEKELEEMKHMTRQEYVASLRRKSSGFSRGASIYRGVTRHHQHGRWQARIGRVAGNKDLYLGTFSTQEEAAEAYDIAAIKFRGLNAVTNFEINRYDVKSILESSTLPIGGAAKRLKDAEQADQIARDYQRVSQETIGSHLTNGTISSYGANANHIWSNIAFQQAQPLNMHYPYSQQQQQQQQRLWCKQEVQDSDHMTQNFQDFHQLPHGNIAHNFMQPTSALHNLMGLDTSSTSMEHNNVTYQGVGYASSPSGGFVLPQLSQGNGYGENEVKQQLGNENIFGYYHSQQSTSNGSVKAAGLYDPQDSVNCNNWMSTAVPALASRNNTVAICHGGPPTFTVWNDT